The following coding sequences lie in one Thermosulfuriphilus ammonigenes genomic window:
- the smpB gene encoding SsrA-binding protein SmpB produces MAEKIVCQNRKARHTYNIEETFEAGIALRGPEVKSLREGRANINEAFARIVNGEVYLYNAHISPYPHAHDVALLDPTRTRKLLLHRHEIRRLLGKVKERGYTLVPLKIYFNPRGLAKVELALAKGKKLHDRRETIRRREEERDLRRRYKGKIK; encoded by the coding sequence GTGGCTGAGAAGATCGTTTGTCAGAACCGCAAGGCCCGCCATACCTACAACATTGAAGAGACCTTCGAGGCCGGGATTGCTCTTCGAGGCCCGGAGGTAAAGAGTCTTCGGGAAGGGCGGGCCAATATAAACGAGGCCTTTGCCCGCATTGTAAATGGGGAGGTTTACCTGTATAATGCTCACATAAGCCCCTATCCGCATGCTCATGATGTGGCCCTTCTTGATCCTACGCGGACACGGAAGTTGCTTTTACATCGGCATGAGATTCGGCGCCTTTTGGGTAAAGTTAAGGAAAGGGGCTACACCCTGGTGCCCCTGAAGATTTACTTTAATCCAAGGGGTCTGGCCAAGGTGGAGCTGGCCCTGGCCAAGGGCAAAAAACTCCACGATCGGCGAGAGACGATAAGACGTCGAGAAGAGGAGAGAGATCTTCGTCGGCGTTATAAGGGCAAAATAAAGTAG
- a CDS encoding DUF3343 domain-containing protein: MKFVAVFPSIHYVLKAEKLLKAKGIPTELVPIPREISSDCGMALAFPEDPSRLESLFKESGLQSPLYFLREGEAWRPLFRNSKQE; encoded by the coding sequence ATGAAATTTGTGGCCGTCTTTCCCTCTATCCACTATGTCCTGAAGGCCGAAAAACTCCTTAAGGCCAAGGGGATTCCTACCGAGCTGGTTCCCATTCCTCGAGAAATAAGTAGCGACTGTGGTATGGCCCTGGCGTTTCCCGAAGACCCATCCCGCCTCGAGTCCCTCTTTAAGGAGTCCGGGCTCCAGAGCCCCCTTTATTTTCTGCGGGAGGGAGAAGCCTGGCGCCCTTTGTTTAGAAATTCTAAACAAGAATAA
- a CDS encoding aminotransferase class V-fold PLP-dependent enzyme: MREIIYADNAATSWPKPPEVVEAVGEFLRNCSGSPGRAAHKMALEASRIVFETREELAALISAPSSEQIVFTKCATEALNLALFGLLRPGDRVVATTMEHNAVARPLYYLERHRGIAVTYVRCREDGSLDLDRLRQTLIEVSPRLLVVNHASNVTGTIVPLAEVAEMKGPALLLVDAAQSAGALEIDVSQGLDLVALTGHKSLLGPTGTGALYIAPGLEELIEPLGLGGTGSRSESLEQPSFLPDRFESGTPNTVGLAGLKAGLNFIKKTGLARIREHEKGLTALFLEGLASIPGITVYGPGDPERQTSVVSLNIAGKDPAWVALELDRRYGIAVRPGLQCAPLAHQTIGTYPRGTVRFSWGYFSGPSDVEMTLVALKELARE; the protein is encoded by the coding sequence ATGAGAGAGATCATTTATGCCGACAATGCGGCTACCTCCTGGCCCAAACCTCCAGAGGTGGTTGAGGCGGTAGGGGAGTTTCTGCGCAACTGTTCAGGCAGCCCTGGCCGAGCCGCCCATAAAATGGCCCTTGAGGCCAGCCGTATCGTCTTCGAGACCAGGGAGGAGCTGGCGGCCCTCATCTCGGCTCCCTCCTCTGAACAGATTGTCTTTACCAAATGCGCTACCGAGGCCCTGAATCTGGCCCTTTTTGGTCTTCTGCGACCGGGAGATAGAGTGGTGGCCACCACCATGGAGCACAACGCTGTAGCTCGTCCTCTTTATTACCTTGAGCGACATCGAGGAATAGCGGTGACCTACGTCCGTTGCCGGGAAGACGGCTCCCTTGATCTTGACCGTCTGCGTCAGACGCTGATCGAGGTCTCCCCTCGGCTTTTGGTGGTCAACCATGCTTCAAACGTCACCGGTACCATTGTCCCTCTGGCGGAAGTGGCCGAAATGAAGGGGCCGGCCCTGCTTTTGGTAGATGCGGCCCAGAGTGCCGGGGCCCTTGAGATAGATGTCTCTCAGGGCTTGGATCTTGTGGCCTTAACCGGCCATAAGTCACTTTTGGGCCCTACGGGCACCGGAGCTTTATACATAGCGCCGGGCCTTGAAGAGCTCATCGAACCTCTGGGCCTGGGAGGAACTGGGAGCCGCTCAGAATCACTTGAGCAGCCTTCCTTTCTACCCGATCGCTTTGAAAGTGGCACCCCTAATACGGTTGGCTTAGCCGGTCTTAAAGCCGGTCTTAATTTTATCAAGAAGACAGGCCTGGCCCGAATAAGAGAACATGAAAAAGGCCTTACGGCCCTTTTTTTAGAAGGGCTGGCCAGTATTCCGGGAATAACCGTCTATGGTCCTGGTGACCCCGAGAGGCAGACCTCAGTAGTCTCCCTAAATATTGCCGGGAAAGATCCGGCCTGGGTGGCCTTAGAGCTCGACCGTCGCTACGGGATAGCCGTAAGACCGGGGCTTCAGTGTGCCCCACTGGCCCATCAGACCATAGGCACCTATCCTCGAGGAACAGTACGGTTTTCTTGGGGATACTTTAGCGGCCCTTCGGATGTAGAGATGACATTGGTCGCCCTTAAGGAGCTGGCCAGAGAATGA
- the yedF gene encoding sulfurtransferase-like selenium metabolism protein YedF, whose protein sequence is MAKVIDCQGLACPQPVIKTKEALEEITEGELIVLVDNDSSRANVLRFAEGQGHQAEVTEKAPGIWAIRIIKRPGEGRKASETEITCAPSPENYVVTITSDIMGSGDEALGRILIQAFLKTLPQTSFPPRAVVFYNRGVFLAAEGSEVLEPLKTLSERGVEIIACGTCLDYFGLKESLAVGRVGNMLEIIELLAQNRVVRP, encoded by the coding sequence ATGGCCAAGGTAATAGATTGCCAGGGGTTGGCCTGTCCCCAGCCAGTTATAAAGACCAAGGAGGCCCTTGAAGAGATAACAGAGGGAGAACTTATCGTTTTGGTGGATAATGACTCCAGCCGGGCCAATGTCTTGCGCTTCGCCGAAGGCCAGGGACACCAGGCAGAGGTGACTGAAAAGGCCCCCGGGATCTGGGCCATCAGGATCATAAAACGCCCTGGCGAGGGCCGAAAGGCTTCAGAGACAGAGATCACCTGCGCTCCCTCTCCAGAGAACTATGTGGTGACTATAACCTCGGATATTATGGGTTCTGGCGATGAGGCCCTGGGGCGGATTCTTATCCAGGCCTTTCTCAAGACTCTGCCGCAGACATCCTTTCCGCCTCGGGCCGTGGTTTTTTACAATCGGGGAGTTTTTCTGGCCGCTGAAGGCTCTGAGGTTCTCGAGCCTCTAAAGACCCTTTCTGAACGAGGGGTAGAGATTATTGCCTGCGGTACTTGTCTTGATTATTTTGGCCTCAAGGAAAGTCTGGCCGTAGGCCGGGTAGGAAACATGCTGGAGATCATCGAACTTCTGGCCCAGAACCGGGTTGTTCGTCCATGA